A window from Azospirillum baldaniorum encodes these proteins:
- a CDS encoding MobA/MobL family protein, protein MVTFAKALALIGEAEWDDRHRSGRLDEGDAVERGLATGRYFKVGLRSLLLPAPRGRSGPPPRVEPLHIRVSSVSKRPPSGSGGLSPKETEARRGRVYVKAKRGRVRDLQAAGGAYDRKARSWYVPEAQFAAAARALGPAIQRKSGGASRTSRGRVRAGSAAAFQRYVERADLPHDERVAELMADGDGVLISFGTIGDDADERAAFWDAVEARERVDGCVQNRAIIALPHELDGDELAALARDLMRPLAERGLPHHAAVHRPDVEAGSDPRNIHLHALWSERPAERTASHAWTFAARKDRTARGPSWVRELRERSAATINRHLDAADERRRADGRPLVGRRFDARSYAERGEATLPGVHLGPGRSALERAGVPTAAGVVNALRAAVNERVETASRANDRRGRAAILSGSPGVPVEAAERLVRALDRLDEIERRPDPALRARRRAAWARAAATLADGRQELAASAFSEASLLLGLLGDDARAPDAAEAAAAVRAAGWAAARAAAGHARRRVEAHHNERAADADALRAGRMSPAEAFAREGERRADERETARLRVALLEMMEPDADTARRRRARRDLDRAEERCAVVARISGPAPLEPAVVLLELGATPAGPDAMPHPPQRRRSRNVER, encoded by the coding sequence ATGGTGACGTTCGCGAAGGCGTTGGCGCTGATCGGCGAAGCCGAATGGGACGACCGGCACCGGTCCGGACGGCTGGACGAAGGCGACGCGGTGGAGCGCGGGCTGGCGACGGGACGCTACTTCAAGGTCGGTCTGCGATCTCTCCTGCTGCCGGCTCCCCGCGGCCGGAGCGGACCGCCACCGCGCGTCGAACCGCTCCACATCCGGGTGTCGTCGGTGTCGAAGCGGCCGCCGTCGGGAAGCGGTGGCCTCTCGCCGAAGGAGACGGAGGCGCGCCGCGGCCGGGTCTATGTGAAGGCGAAGCGCGGACGGGTCCGTGACCTGCAGGCGGCGGGCGGCGCCTACGACCGCAAAGCGCGGAGCTGGTACGTTCCCGAGGCCCAGTTCGCCGCGGCGGCGCGGGCGCTGGGCCCGGCGATCCAGCGCAAGAGCGGCGGAGCGTCGCGAACCAGCCGCGGTCGGGTGCGCGCCGGATCGGCGGCGGCGTTCCAGCGCTACGTCGAGCGCGCCGACCTGCCGCACGATGAGCGTGTTGCGGAATTGATGGCCGACGGCGACGGCGTGCTGATCAGCTTCGGCACCATCGGCGACGACGCCGACGAACGCGCCGCCTTCTGGGACGCGGTGGAGGCGCGGGAGCGCGTGGACGGTTGCGTTCAGAACCGCGCCATCATCGCCTTGCCCCACGAGCTGGACGGCGACGAGCTGGCGGCGCTCGCCCGCGACCTGATGCGGCCCCTCGCGGAGCGGGGGCTGCCCCATCACGCCGCGGTTCACCGCCCGGACGTCGAGGCCGGGTCCGATCCGCGCAACATTCATCTGCACGCGCTGTGGAGCGAACGTCCGGCGGAACGCACCGCCTCCCACGCCTGGACCTTCGCCGCGCGCAAGGACCGGACGGCGCGCGGGCCGTCCTGGGTCCGCGAATTGCGCGAGCGGTCGGCGGCGACGATCAACCGCCATCTCGACGCCGCCGACGAGCGGCGGCGGGCGGACGGGCGGCCGCTCGTCGGCCGGCGGTTCGACGCCCGTTCCTACGCCGAACGCGGCGAGGCGACACTGCCCGGCGTGCATCTAGGACCGGGACGCTCGGCCCTGGAGCGGGCCGGCGTGCCGACGGCGGCCGGCGTGGTCAACGCGCTGCGCGCCGCGGTGAACGAGCGAGTCGAGACGGCGAGCCGGGCCAACGATCGGCGCGGCCGGGCGGCGATCCTGTCCGGGTCCCCCGGCGTGCCGGTGGAGGCGGCGGAACGTCTCGTCCGTGCGCTCGACCGCCTGGACGAGATCGAACGCCGCCCCGATCCGGCGCTTCGCGCGCGGCGGCGCGCGGCGTGGGCGCGCGCTGCTGCCACGCTCGCCGACGGCCGCCAGGAGCTGGCCGCTTCCGCATTTTCCGAAGCGTCGCTGTTGCTCGGCCTTCTCGGGGATGACGCCCGCGCGCCCGACGCGGCGGAAGCTGCCGCGGCGGTGCGGGCCGCGGGCTGGGCAGCGGCCCGCGCGGCGGCCGGCCATGCCCGCCGGCGGGTCGAAGCGCACCACAACGAACGCGCCGCCGACGCGGATGCCCTTCGTGCCGGGCGGATGTCGCCGGCCGAGGCCTTCGCTCGCGAAGGCGAGCGGCGCGCCGACGAGCGCGAGACCGCCCGGCTTCGCGTAGCGCTGCTGGAGATGATGGAGCCGGACGCCGACACCGCCCGCCGCCGGCGCGCGCGGCGAGATCTTGATCGGGCGGAGGAGCGGTGTGCCGTGGTGGCGCGGATCTCCGGGCCGGCACCGCTTGAGCCCGCTGTCGTGCTGCTGGAGCTTGGCGCAACCCCAGCCGGTCCGGATGCGATGCCGCATCCGCCCCAGCGCCGCCGGTCCCGTAACGTGGAGCGGTGA
- a CDS encoding VirB4 family type IV secretion system protein, producing the protein MSVSLAALDDLLRGGSSWWEVAATWVSVVGIAVGLGIALVPPLGRLAVPPLRRTKLSEYVLFDKILSDGRTLRSRNGTLSVAIELAGLDYSGANEEVRYERRDRRRQMFQLLSEIDVHVRVFDLRERVPASPPQRRAARGNAAGLALRSRVIGRWEAQFKRAYRNRHVVVLSVRGNGDDARARLESARAQVWKALEDFQPMDLGEVGLEEGSQPASTLLEFWGHLVSRVTRPSPVGRLDVARLVAVDSVDLNPDSGLMIHSHGQSKAYAQVITLSSWGGATPEELVARLQALDGELLVLNAAYVHSEMGGTFTLDQLERGAASTWVSQQAAAEFLEVKEMIAPNSRERERLVRHALTVFAFGDSPDEAARVQKQVEAVFQTFHAETVVERDLAGVLWWSMLPGWEDWSFIREVRAVCQNVADLVVFETPKAGLPRSGWGSGAGDSWILRALTASGTPYYVNLHETAKRDALAHTIIFGRTGSGKTTVADLLVIGALEHFPGLIATLFDSRFGQYVATTMCGGRYVSLLSDRPGGETDAQLQPLQRPPTTAVRAHLAKLFRLLTGLSDPDSERMYQKAVNALVRMESAGTPMDERTLATVVEAGFDPGSPAFTQMQRWLPGGTYGSVFSGTERVPIGESDLLAFDFTTVLKDPVLAPPLVEDVAYLVTERVRREGRGGIILIDETAALWSSDEFLKNGIDWMQQVRKDFIAVMTLWQRPSSLSEIHPNLPKIMRSQTATWIFHPDRGAKYADYEEWLTPEEFAFVDGSDRSYDHMEHPVLLKKPNAGESAVLEFSTAALGDLACCFASDVGCVERARHLKDWDPVDWRDAYLDEFGTERAAS; encoded by the coding sequence ATGAGCGTCTCGCTGGCCGCCCTGGACGACCTGCTCCGGGGAGGGAGCTCCTGGTGGGAAGTCGCGGCGACCTGGGTGTCGGTCGTCGGCATCGCCGTGGGGTTGGGCATCGCCCTCGTGCCGCCTCTCGGGCGGCTGGCCGTGCCGCCGCTGCGGCGGACGAAGCTCAGCGAGTATGTGCTGTTCGACAAGATCCTGTCCGACGGCCGGACGCTGCGCAGCCGCAACGGCACGCTCAGCGTCGCGATCGAGCTTGCCGGCCTCGACTATTCCGGCGCCAACGAAGAGGTCCGCTACGAGCGGCGCGACCGGCGCCGGCAGATGTTCCAGCTCCTGTCCGAGATCGACGTGCATGTCCGCGTCTTCGACCTGCGGGAGCGCGTCCCGGCATCGCCGCCGCAGCGTAGGGCCGCCCGCGGCAACGCGGCGGGGCTGGCGCTGCGCAGCCGGGTAATTGGGCGGTGGGAGGCGCAGTTCAAACGCGCCTACCGCAACCGCCACGTCGTCGTGCTCAGCGTGCGCGGCAACGGCGACGACGCGCGCGCCCGGCTCGAGAGCGCGCGCGCCCAGGTGTGGAAGGCGCTGGAGGATTTCCAGCCCATGGATCTGGGCGAGGTGGGCCTGGAGGAGGGAAGCCAGCCGGCCAGCACCCTGCTCGAATTCTGGGGGCATCTGGTCAGCCGGGTGACGCGGCCGTCCCCGGTCGGGCGCCTGGACGTGGCGCGGCTGGTCGCGGTGGATTCGGTCGACCTCAATCCCGACAGCGGCCTGATGATCCATTCCCATGGCCAGAGCAAGGCTTACGCGCAGGTGATCACCCTCAGCAGCTGGGGCGGGGCGACGCCCGAGGAGCTGGTCGCTCGGCTGCAGGCGTTGGACGGCGAGCTGCTGGTGCTCAACGCCGCCTATGTGCATTCGGAGATGGGTGGGACGTTCACGCTGGACCAGCTCGAACGCGGCGCCGCCTCGACCTGGGTGTCCCAGCAGGCGGCGGCCGAGTTCCTGGAGGTCAAGGAAATGATCGCTCCGAATTCCCGGGAACGGGAGCGGCTGGTCCGCCATGCCCTGACCGTTTTCGCCTTCGGCGACAGCCCGGACGAAGCGGCCCGCGTCCAGAAGCAGGTTGAGGCGGTGTTTCAGACCTTCCATGCGGAAACCGTGGTCGAGCGGGACCTGGCCGGGGTGCTGTGGTGGTCGATGCTGCCCGGATGGGAGGACTGGAGCTTCATCCGCGAGGTTCGCGCCGTTTGCCAGAACGTCGCCGACCTCGTGGTCTTCGAAACGCCGAAGGCCGGGCTTCCCCGCTCGGGGTGGGGGAGCGGCGCGGGCGACAGCTGGATCTTGCGCGCTCTGACCGCGTCCGGAACGCCCTACTACGTCAACCTTCACGAGACGGCCAAGCGCGACGCGCTCGCCCACACCATCATCTTCGGGCGCACGGGGTCGGGCAAGACGACGGTGGCCGACCTTCTGGTGATCGGCGCCCTGGAGCACTTCCCGGGACTGATCGCCACCCTGTTCGATTCGCGGTTCGGCCAGTATGTCGCCACGACCATGTGCGGCGGGCGCTACGTCAGCTTGCTGTCGGATCGCCCGGGCGGGGAAACGGACGCGCAGCTTCAGCCGCTGCAGCGTCCGCCGACCACCGCGGTGCGCGCCCATCTGGCGAAGCTGTTCCGGCTGCTCACCGGCCTGTCGGACCCCGACAGCGAGCGGATGTACCAGAAGGCGGTCAACGCGCTCGTGCGCATGGAAAGCGCCGGCACGCCGATGGACGAACGGACTCTGGCCACGGTGGTGGAGGCGGGGTTCGATCCCGGCTCGCCGGCCTTCACCCAGATGCAGCGTTGGCTTCCCGGCGGGACCTACGGATCGGTGTTCTCGGGCACCGAGCGCGTGCCGATCGGTGAGAGCGACCTGCTCGCCTTCGACTTCACCACCGTCCTGAAGGACCCGGTGCTGGCGCCCCCGCTGGTCGAGGATGTGGCCTATCTGGTGACGGAGCGCGTGCGCCGGGAAGGCCGCGGCGGAATCATCCTGATCGACGAGACCGCGGCGCTGTGGAGCAGCGACGAATTCCTGAAGAACGGCATCGACTGGATGCAGCAGGTGCGAAAGGACTTCATCGCGGTGATGACGCTGTGGCAGCGGCCGTCGTCCCTGTCGGAGATCCACCCCAACCTGCCGAAGATCATGCGGTCGCAGACGGCAACGTGGATCTTCCATCCCGACCGCGGGGCGAAGTACGCGGACTACGAGGAGTGGCTGACGCCGGAGGAGTTCGCCTTCGTGGACGGGTCGGACCGCAGCTACGACCACATGGAGCACCCGGTCCTTCTCAAGAAACCGAACGCCGGGGAATCGGCGGTGCTCGAATTCTCGACGGCCGCTCTGGGAGACTTGGCCTGCTGCTTCGCCTCCGACGTCGGGTGCGTCGAGCGGGCGCGGCATTTGAAGGACTGGGACCCGGTCGATTGGCGCGACGCGTATCTGGACGAATTCGGAACGGAGAGGGCGGCCTCATGA